The Sporomusa termitida genome has a window encoding:
- a CDS encoding MFS transporter, with product MATAVLKETWWRYRWWVAIVLTLCYSVQYLDRLAMGIVAAPMMQELGLTYADYGNGTFLMLVFYGPMQAVVGAWCDRFGAKRILLSSIVAWSILTWWMTHIQSINEWYLRQVLFGIVCATEWVPSARIAARWFPKRQRAQAQSVLSCAWILTPAWAPILVTALVTALGSWRPFFTIAALVGIVPLLCVLAWVYERPEQKKGLSAEEICESYEDEIASGMYTAEEVAKGAISSEKIATQRVSLLEIVKHPGFINLCIAFIMVQAVFWATVSWIPLYLKETFDFSLTAMGWWASAYFAGGVLGSFIGSRLSDRFFKGKRKPIAVFSLVGTVPFLLMFALLEKGVSPVTLLLTLTVCGFIANSGWGAWNSWPAEIFNAEVYPKALGFMTAVAYCFGAAGAPLVMSRLVVKTAAGTSYTYAWLFIAALAVIGAILIATAKEMKEMKMQSTTAN from the coding sequence TTGGCAACTGCGGTTCTAAAAGAAACATGGTGGCGATACAGATGGTGGGTGGCAATTGTACTGACTCTTTGTTACAGCGTCCAATATTTGGACAGACTGGCAATGGGCATTGTCGCGGCACCGATGATGCAAGAGCTTGGCCTGACGTATGCCGATTATGGCAACGGAACTTTTTTGATGCTTGTGTTCTATGGTCCGATGCAGGCTGTGGTTGGGGCGTGGTGTGACAGATTTGGCGCAAAAAGAATTTTACTTAGTTCGATTGTAGCCTGGAGTATTCTCACATGGTGGATGACCCATATTCAAAGCATCAATGAGTGGTATTTGCGTCAAGTTCTTTTTGGAATCGTCTGTGCGACGGAATGGGTGCCAAGCGCACGAATCGCCGCACGGTGGTTTCCCAAGCGGCAAAGGGCACAAGCCCAGTCAGTTTTATCCTGTGCCTGGATATTGACCCCAGCCTGGGCTCCCATTCTTGTTACCGCGTTGGTAACCGCGCTCGGGAGCTGGCGTCCCTTCTTTACCATTGCCGCTTTGGTCGGCATAGTTCCACTGCTGTGTGTTCTTGCCTGGGTTTATGAAAGGCCGGAGCAAAAGAAAGGGTTGTCGGCAGAAGAAATATGCGAGAGCTATGAGGATGAAATTGCAAGTGGTATGTATACTGCGGAAGAAGTTGCCAAAGGCGCGATAAGCAGCGAAAAAATTGCGACGCAAAGGGTTTCGTTACTGGAGATTGTGAAACATCCCGGGTTTATCAACTTATGTATAGCCTTTATTATGGTTCAAGCCGTATTTTGGGCAACTGTGAGCTGGATTCCGCTTTACTTGAAGGAGACATTCGATTTTAGTTTGACGGCAATGGGATGGTGGGCCTCAGCCTATTTCGCAGGTGGAGTGCTAGGCTCCTTTATCGGTTCCCGATTGAGTGACAGATTTTTCAAAGGCAAGCGCAAACCCATAGCCGTCTTTTCGCTTGTCGGCACGGTTCCCTTTTTGCTGATGTTCGCTTTGTTGGAAAAAGGCGTAAGCCCTGTTACTCTGCTCCTGACTTTGACGGTATGTGGTTTTATCGCAAACTCCGGCTGGGGTGCATGGAATTCTTGGCCGGCGGAAATTTTTAACGCGGAAGTATACCCGAAGGCACTTGGCTTTATGACTGCAGTCGCTTACTGTTTCGGAGCAGCTGGGGCCCCGTTGGTTATGAGCAGATTGGTGGTGAAAACCGCTGCCGGTACTTCGTATACGTATGCGTGGCTTTTCATCGCTGCGCTCGCAGTCATAGGCGCTATTCTAATCGCGACGGCGAAAGAAATGAAGGAAATGAAGATGCAAAGCACCACTGCCAATTAA
- a CDS encoding TonB-dependent siderophore receptor, whose product MLIVVLDLAQAVEYSAGVHANLYGNDTRWNWSYVRGFSVGNSNTTVDGLQLFDNGNFGIWDFETYGMEQVGIIKGPASVTYGGSSPGGLFNMTTKRPTSQTVREVQLQGGTDSFKSAAIDIGGQADGQEKVTFRLTALARDRDLPANYTWSKRTFIAPSLGWQPDKDTNITFQAHYLKDRLAGGGQALKVYYPNHSLYGFSEKLNLGENGWGGYEREQYYFGYLLDHTVNKVWTLHQNFRYGQVDMRYNMTGSTLQEDGRTLKRTAYIYDETLDAYTFDTYGEAKWTGGAVEHTALVGIDYRHADWTNRYVKWAITDLDIYDLNYTGSVTEVYAPVIYKAKAKQTGIYLQDQMKFGGKWVATVSGRQDWYQLNGVNPQTGDKTTIDQDAFTGRAGLVYHATSELSPYISYSESFEPQSGADRNKNPFKPTTGRQYELGVQYEPQNRNARFTAAVFDLRRQNVLTADPLNTENEYYNVQTGEVTSKGLELEANVALSNLNLTASYTLLNAKTTKSNTAAEVGLRTTGVPRQSASLWADYAVPGTKLKGLGIGAGVRYIGPTYFSANTVRLGGVVVADAQLHYETAGWRYALNVRNVFDKQYQTYAYSTYGVAGEGRAVLLTATHRW is encoded by the coding sequence ATGCTCATTGTTGTCCTTGATCTGGCCCAGGCCGTGGAATACAGCGCCGGGGTCCACGCCAATCTGTACGGCAATGACACCCGCTGGAACTGGAGCTATGTCCGGGGCTTCAGTGTCGGTAACAGCAACACCACTGTCGATGGCTTGCAGTTGTTTGACAATGGCAATTTCGGGATATGGGACTTTGAAACCTACGGGATGGAGCAAGTGGGTATTATCAAGGGACCGGCCTCTGTCACCTATGGCGGCAGCTCGCCCGGCGGGCTGTTTAATATGACGACCAAGCGGCCGACCTCCCAAACGGTCAGGGAAGTCCAGCTTCAGGGCGGCACCGACAGCTTTAAAAGTGCCGCCATTGATATTGGCGGCCAGGCTGACGGGCAGGAAAAGGTCACCTTCCGGCTGACCGCTCTCGCCAGGGACCGGGATTTGCCGGCTAACTACACCTGGTCGAAACGGACATTTATTGCGCCTTCCCTCGGCTGGCAACCGGATAAGGACACTAATATCACCTTTCAGGCCCATTATTTGAAGGATAGGCTGGCAGGCGGCGGCCAGGCGCTTAAGGTATATTACCCGAACCACAGCCTGTACGGATTTTCGGAAAAGCTAAATCTGGGGGAAAATGGCTGGGGCGGTTATGAACGGGAGCAATACTATTTCGGTTATCTGCTGGACCACACAGTTAACAAGGTCTGGACGCTGCATCAGAATTTCCGCTACGGTCAGGTGGACATGCGGTACAATATGACCGGGAGTACGCTGCAGGAAGACGGACGGACGCTGAAACGCACCGCTTACATTTATGATGAGACGCTGGATGCCTATACGTTTGACACTTACGGCGAAGCCAAATGGACGGGCGGCGCGGTCGAGCATACTGCCCTGGTAGGGATTGATTACCGTCATGCCGACTGGACCAATCGCTATGTCAAGTGGGCGATCACCGATCTGGATATTTACGACTTAAATTACACCGGTTCGGTCACTGAGGTGTATGCGCCGGTTATCTATAAAGCCAAGGCCAAACAAACCGGGATTTATCTGCAGGATCAGATGAAATTCGGCGGCAAGTGGGTGGCAACCGTAAGCGGCCGCCAGGACTGGTATCAGTTGAACGGCGTCAATCCCCAGACCGGAGACAAAACAACGATTGACCAGGATGCCTTTACCGGCCGGGCCGGCCTGGTCTATCATGCCACCAGCGAACTGTCGCCATATATCAGCTACTCCGAATCCTTTGAGCCTCAGTCCGGTGCCGACCGGAATAAAAATCCTTTTAAACCGACTACCGGCCGGCAATACGAACTGGGCGTACAATATGAACCGCAAAACAGGAATGCCCGCTTTACAGCGGCGGTCTTTGATTTGCGCAGGCAGAATGTTTTGACCGCAGACCCGTTAAATACAGAAAATGAATATTATAATGTACAAACCGGTGAAGTCACTTCCAAAGGCCTGGAACTGGAAGCCAATGTAGCCTTGAGCAACCTGAATCTCACAGCTTCCTATACTTTGCTCAACGCTAAAACCACTAAGAGCAATACGGCTGCGGAAGTGGGCCTGCGCACCACCGGCGTGCCCCGCCAGAGCGCCTCATTATGGGCCGACTATGCCGTGCCGGGAACAAAGCTGAAAGGCCTGGGAATCGGAGCCGGCGTGCGGTATATTGGACCGACCTACTTTTCCGCCAACACGGTCAGACTGGGCGGCGTGGTCGTGGCCGATGCCCAGCTTCATTATGAAACGGCCGGCTGGCGCTATGCGCTCAATGTCCGCAATGTATTCGACAAACAGTATCAAACCTATGCTTACAGCACGTATGGCGTTGCCGGTGAAGGGCGGGCCGTCTTGCTGACCGCCACCCACAGGTGGTAA
- a CDS encoding AraC family transcriptional regulator, translating to MSITQLNSAGLAARLGYHQAGSSDGLIYSLSTQHPGINSWIRDIFPAAGLLATTTYAQLEEAITLIYTLPQSWLYLLSLDSGAITIHENGKKARRLQRGIHLLVYREKAVRMMFQPAERLIYTAIAVSGEFLAAYLNSHPLERPFTVQDAARWEKRHYDAPDIQLVFEQLKAAVRNDKLSPMYYESKMIEILALIRRNIQDEYSWKRHQKSERKSHVTYQNYIYLERVKAELDKNILQAPTIGQLALVAGMSVPKLYRCFKEQYKMTIAGYVRREKMKYAMRLLWNDGLSIQNIAVKVGYENSSKFSAAFKRVHGFPPRHFRKSFGL from the coding sequence ATGAGCATAACGCAGTTAAACAGCGCCGGTCTGGCGGCCAGGCTGGGGTACCATCAGGCCGGCTCCAGCGATGGTTTGATCTATTCTCTTTCCACCCAACACCCCGGGATAAACAGCTGGATCAGGGATATTTTTCCTGCCGCGGGTTTGCTGGCCACCACAACCTATGCCCAGTTGGAAGAAGCCATTACTTTGATTTACACCCTGCCGCAGTCCTGGCTGTATTTGCTTTCCCTCGACAGCGGCGCTATAACCATCCATGAAAATGGCAAAAAAGCCCGGCGCCTGCAGCGGGGCATTCACTTGCTTGTCTATAGGGAAAAAGCTGTCAGGATGATGTTTCAGCCTGCTGAGCGACTGATATATACCGCGATCGCGGTTAGCGGGGAGTTTCTTGCCGCCTATTTAAACAGCCATCCGCTGGAGCGCCCGTTTACGGTACAGGATGCCGCCCGCTGGGAAAAACGGCATTATGATGCACCTGATATTCAACTAGTTTTCGAACAGCTGAAAGCGGCGGTACGCAACGACAAGCTTTCTCCCATGTATTATGAAAGTAAAATGATTGAAATCCTGGCCCTGATCCGGCGCAATATCCAGGACGAATACTCCTGGAAAAGGCATCAGAAAAGCGAACGCAAAAGCCACGTCACCTATCAGAACTATATATATCTGGAGCGGGTCAAAGCCGAGCTTGACAAGAACATCCTCCAGGCACCCACCATCGGCCAGCTGGCGCTTGTCGCCGGCATGAGCGTACCTAAGCTTTACCGGTGTTTTAAGGAGCAGTATAAGATGACTATCGCCGGTTATGTACGCCGGGAAAAAATGAAATATGCTATGCGTCTGTTATGGAATGATGGGCTGAGCATCCAAAACATTGCTGTCAAGGTAGGCTATGAAAACTCCAGCAAATTTTCCGCCGCTTTTAAACGGGTTCACGGTTTTCCGCCCCGCCATTTCCGTAAATCATTCGGGTTGTAA
- a CDS encoding acyl-CoA dehydrogenase encodes MNFEFNEQQKMIQKMVREFAEKEIAPGVADREEKEEFSRAIYDKAGELGLTGICFPEVYGGSAGDYISYIIANEEIARVDDCVQTGYAASISLCAMPIYNYGTEDQKQKYLVPLAAGDKLGAFGLTEPNAGTDAASQQTTAIRNGDHYVLNGSKIFITNGGAAEIYVVFAMTDKSKGVKGITAFILEKGMAGFTFGKKEHKMGIRSSQTQELIFQEVVLPKENVLGKEGEGFKIAMSTLDGGRIGVAAQALGIAQAALEHAIKYAKERIQFGKPISSNQAIAFMLADMATQLEAARLLTYRAAYLKENGQPFAKEAAMAKMYASDAAMQITTDAVQIFGGYGFSREYPVERLMRNAKITQIYEGTNQVQRMVISGVLLR; translated from the coding sequence ATGAATTTCGAATTTAACGAGCAACAAAAAATGATTCAAAAAATGGTGCGGGAGTTTGCTGAAAAAGAGATAGCACCGGGCGTAGCTGATCGTGAAGAAAAAGAAGAGTTTTCAAGAGCCATCTATGATAAGGCGGGTGAATTAGGGTTAACGGGTATTTGTTTTCCTGAAGTTTATGGCGGCTCAGCTGGCGACTATATCAGTTACATCATTGCCAACGAAGAGATCGCCCGGGTAGATGACTGCGTGCAAACAGGTTATGCGGCATCGATCTCCTTATGTGCGATGCCGATTTATAATTACGGCACGGAAGACCAAAAACAAAAATACTTGGTACCCTTAGCTGCGGGGGACAAACTGGGTGCCTTTGGGCTCACCGAACCCAACGCCGGGACCGACGCTGCCTCTCAGCAGACGACGGCGATTCGTAATGGGGATCATTATGTTCTGAACGGCAGCAAGATATTTATCACAAATGGTGGCGCGGCTGAAATCTATGTTGTGTTTGCCATGACGGATAAATCAAAGGGTGTGAAGGGAATCACCGCATTTATTTTGGAAAAGGGAATGGCAGGGTTCACCTTTGGCAAGAAAGAGCACAAAATGGGTATCCGGTCTTCCCAGACGCAGGAACTGATTTTCCAAGAAGTGGTGCTTCCTAAAGAAAATGTACTTGGCAAAGAAGGCGAAGGGTTTAAGATTGCGATGAGCACGTTGGACGGCGGGCGGATCGGTGTGGCGGCCCAGGCTTTGGGTATAGCCCAGGCGGCACTGGAGCATGCGATCAAGTATGCGAAAGAAAGAATACAATTTGGTAAGCCGATTTCCAGCAATCAGGCCATAGCCTTCATGCTCGCGGATATGGCAACCCAGTTGGAGGCAGCCCGCCTGCTTACCTACCGTGCCGCCTATTTGAAAGAGAATGGTCAGCCTTTTGCCAAGGAAGCGGCTATGGCAAAAATGTATGCATCAGATGCAGCGATGCAAATTACAACTGATGCAGTGCAGATTTTCGGCGGCTATGGTTTTAGCCGTGAATACCCGGTAGAGCGTTTAATGCGCAATGCGAAAATTACTCAGATTTATGAGGGAACCAACCAAGTGCAGCGCATGGTTATTTCCGGTGTATTGCTGCGATAG
- the rnhA gene encoding ribonuclease HI, with protein MAKRFYAVKTGRVPGIYRTWEECKAQVDGYPSASFKGFVTEADARGFLAGPSQSSTTLAEKPKKCKAGKAIPSPAPAQPQKEYDEGKIIIYTDGSCLKNPGGPGGYAAVIQVGKSVKELVGAELSTTNNRMEMQAAIEALRLFDQPADIILHTDSQYLRKGFADGWVEKWKRTGWITKAGTPVLNKELWQELDRLRSIHRVVWMWVKGHHGNPMNERCDELAVGAAINEAEKNGWQGKKRG; from the coding sequence ATGGCCAAGCGTTTTTATGCTGTAAAAACAGGCCGTGTCCCGGGCATTTACCGGACATGGGAAGAGTGCAAAGCACAGGTTGATGGATATCCAAGCGCTAGTTTTAAAGGGTTTGTCACAGAAGCGGATGCCAGGGGCTTTCTTGCCGGACCTTCGCAGTCCAGTACCACTCTTGCTGAAAAACCAAAAAAATGCAAAGCTGGCAAGGCGATTCCGTCACCGGCTCCAGCTCAGCCGCAAAAAGAATATGACGAAGGTAAAATTATTATTTACACAGACGGTTCATGCTTAAAAAATCCTGGTGGGCCTGGCGGGTATGCTGCGGTTATCCAGGTTGGTAAATCTGTTAAGGAATTGGTTGGTGCGGAGTTATCAACCACTAACAACCGCATGGAAATGCAGGCTGCCATCGAGGCCCTGCGATTATTTGATCAGCCGGCTGACATCATTTTACATACTGACAGTCAATATTTACGTAAGGGGTTTGCAGATGGCTGGGTAGAAAAGTGGAAAAGGACGGGTTGGATCACGAAAGCGGGTACACCGGTTCTTAATAAAGAACTATGGCAAGAGCTTGACCGGTTAAGAAGTATTCACAGGGTAGTTTGGATGTGGGTAAAAGGACATCATGGTAACCCCATGAATGAACGCTGCGACGAGTTGGCAGTAGGCGCAGCAATTAACGAGGCTGAAAAAAACGGCTGGCAGGGTAAGAAGCGGGGCTAA
- a CDS encoding sigma-54-dependent Fis family transcriptional regulator yields the protein MKAEDLMIEVQPVALADIHELKFDENKHNFDFIPVIDNKQQYIGVITQEILLRGLFTFETKSKDQVKGLLKNVPCILENADAWYLAENASQAVVVDGQGHIKGIITQTAIINGLTEFLNSYKEKFESVINATETGIIVLDSSGFVRIVNQTVSKLLRQEKVDIINRYVTDIIPDMPFLQSMEKQQPLFRQKVKVGNVLVINDILPIKSNGKTIGAISVFQDISILKQVAYDLDEFKNLTRDLESIINSSYDGLTVTDNNGVVLRMNTAYERLTGFKADEVIGKNMRDLVNEGYYDQSATLQVIKNKRSVTINQKIKGDRIVLVTGNPIFDEKGDLVRVVNNVRDITELTHLRDHILKSREQTMRYKTEISYLRSMHIGSNEIIFRSRSMEHVLWIAQKVATVDSTVLITGESGTGKELVAKLIHNFGKGIDYPFIKINCAAMPESLLEAELFGYEKGAFTGAKKEGKPGLFELAHNGTLFLDEIGDMPPTFQVKMLRVLQEREFMRVGGTKPIHVNVRIIAATHRDLAKMVDDGIFRSDLYYRLMIVPIHLQPLRERKEDIPILIQYFIDKYNQKFKYNKSISSQVINKLVEYQWKGNVRELENVIERMIVTTQAEELTMEHLPEYIRDKVFKPSANVKMKEAIEKTEAYLLAESYRKYHSWDEVAKDLGMGRATTYRKASKYKLID from the coding sequence GTGAAGGCAGAAGACCTCATGATTGAAGTACAACCGGTAGCTCTTGCAGATATTCATGAATTAAAATTTGATGAAAATAAGCATAATTTCGATTTTATACCTGTAATTGACAATAAACAACAATATATTGGTGTAATTACTCAAGAAATATTGCTAAGAGGTCTGTTTACTTTTGAGACAAAATCAAAAGATCAGGTGAAAGGCCTGCTTAAAAATGTACCCTGTATTTTAGAAAACGCTGACGCATGGTATTTAGCTGAAAATGCGAGTCAAGCAGTTGTAGTCGATGGACAAGGGCATATAAAAGGAATCATTACGCAAACAGCTATTATTAATGGTTTAACAGAATTTTTGAATTCATATAAGGAAAAATTTGAAAGTGTAATTAACGCTACTGAAACTGGCATTATTGTTTTGGATAGTAGTGGATTTGTTAGAATCGTCAATCAGACTGTCTCTAAATTGTTGCGTCAGGAAAAAGTAGATATTATAAATCGTTACGTTACGGATATTATTCCTGACATGCCATTTTTACAAAGTATGGAAAAGCAACAACCCCTATTTAGACAAAAAGTTAAAGTTGGCAATGTTCTTGTCATCAATGACATTTTACCCATAAAAAGTAATGGAAAAACTATAGGAGCAATATCTGTTTTTCAGGATATATCCATATTAAAACAAGTTGCTTATGACCTTGATGAATTTAAGAATCTTACCCGTGATTTGGAGTCTATTATTAATTCGTCTTATGATGGGTTGACTGTTACAGACAATAATGGCGTAGTACTGCGTATGAATACTGCGTATGAGCGACTAACAGGCTTTAAGGCTGACGAAGTTATCGGTAAAAATATGAGAGATTTAGTAAATGAGGGCTATTATGACCAGTCAGCTACTCTGCAAGTGATAAAAAATAAAAGGAGTGTCACAATAAATCAAAAAATTAAAGGAGATCGTATTGTCCTTGTTACAGGAAATCCAATTTTTGATGAAAAAGGAGATTTAGTTAGAGTAGTTAACAATGTTCGTGACATTACAGAACTTACCCATTTACGGGACCATATTCTAAAATCCAGAGAACAGACTATGCGTTATAAGACGGAAATTTCCTATCTGCGCTCCATGCATATAGGGTCAAATGAAATTATTTTCCGCAGTCGCTCTATGGAACATGTCCTCTGGATAGCCCAAAAGGTAGCTACTGTCGACTCTACTGTTCTTATTACCGGGGAGTCCGGTACAGGTAAAGAGTTGGTCGCTAAGTTGATTCATAATTTTGGTAAAGGTATTGATTATCCTTTTATTAAAATAAATTGTGCTGCAATGCCGGAAAGTCTATTGGAAGCAGAGCTTTTCGGTTATGAAAAGGGGGCGTTCACCGGAGCTAAAAAAGAGGGTAAACCAGGGCTGTTTGAATTAGCACATAATGGTACTTTATTTTTGGATGAGATAGGTGATATGCCGCCGACGTTTCAAGTCAAAATGTTGCGAGTGCTGCAGGAAAGAGAATTTATGAGGGTGGGAGGAACTAAGCCTATACATGTTAATGTGCGGATTATTGCAGCTACGCACCGTGATTTAGCAAAAATGGTAGACGACGGAATTTTTCGCAGTGATTTGTACTATCGACTGATGATTGTGCCAATCCATTTACAACCATTGAGGGAGCGAAAGGAAGATATTCCAATTTTGATACAGTATTTTATTGATAAATATAACCAAAAATTCAAGTATAATAAATCAATTAGTAGCCAGGTTATTAACAAATTAGTTGAATATCAATGGAAGGGAAATGTGCGCGAATTAGAAAACGTGATCGAGCGCATGATAGTTACAACACAAGCTGAAGAATTAACGATGGAGCATTTGCCCGAATATATCCGCGATAAGGTATTTAAGCCTAGTGCTAATGTCAAAATGAAAGAAGCAATAGAGAAAACAGAGGCTTATTTACTTGCTGAATCTTACAGAAAATACCATTCCTGGGACGAAGTTGCAAAGGATTTAGGAATGGGCCGGGCTACTACATATCGTAAAGCCAGCAAGTATAAATTGATTGATTGA
- a CDS encoding acetyl-CoA hydrolase/transferase family protein, which translates to MTNWREYYESRRLTAEEAVQKIKSDTRVLFAHAVGEACRITDALVANKDLYRDVEIVHFVPMGKGEYCKPENAEHFRHNAMFAGGTTRKAIEEGRADFTPIYLSEVPLLFTNGTISIDTFITQVSPPDKHGYCSFGVSVDYSMALVRSAKLVIAQVNEHMPRTMGDSFVHVSEIDHFVEYNAPIPELGRPTLTDVEIKIGENCASLINDGDTLQLGIGSLPDATLLFLKDKKDLGIHSEMISDGVMELIEAGVITNKKKNLNPGKVVVAFLMGTKKFYDFVDNNPAIQMMPADYTNDPFIIAKNDNMVSINSTVEVDFYGQLASESIGKRQISGTGGQVDFIRGANRSRGGKSIIVINSTAQNGTKSKIVPFFSEGTPVTCGRAEVEYIVTEYGIARIKGKTLSDRARDLISIAHPKFRGELIKEWEKFFHSKF; encoded by the coding sequence ATGACTAACTGGCGTGAATATTATGAAAGCAGAAGGCTAACGGCGGAAGAGGCAGTTCAAAAAATCAAAAGTGATACACGGGTATTATTTGCTCATGCAGTAGGTGAAGCCTGCAGAATTACGGATGCATTAGTAGCTAATAAAGATTTGTACCGTGATGTGGAAATTGTCCATTTTGTTCCAATGGGCAAAGGTGAATACTGCAAACCGGAAAATGCGGAGCATTTCAGGCATAATGCAATGTTTGCCGGCGGCACTACCAGAAAAGCAATTGAAGAAGGGAGAGCCGACTTCACACCGATCTACTTAAGTGAAGTGCCTTTACTATTTACGAATGGAACAATTTCCATAGATACATTTATAACGCAGGTATCACCCCCAGATAAGCATGGATACTGCAGTTTCGGTGTTTCCGTTGACTACTCTATGGCTTTAGTGAGAAGCGCAAAGCTGGTTATTGCTCAGGTTAATGAGCATATGCCGAGAACTATGGGCGATAGCTTTGTACATGTCAGTGAAATCGATCATTTTGTTGAATACAACGCGCCTATTCCGGAGCTGGGAAGACCGACATTAACTGATGTTGAGATAAAAATAGGAGAAAACTGCGCCTCGTTGATAAATGACGGAGATACATTACAGCTTGGTATTGGCAGTTTGCCGGATGCTACGCTGCTTTTCTTAAAAGATAAAAAAGATCTGGGAATTCATTCTGAAATGATTTCAGATGGAGTTATGGAATTGATTGAGGCTGGAGTGATTACGAATAAAAAGAAAAATCTGAATCCCGGAAAAGTAGTAGTGGCTTTCTTAATGGGTACAAAAAAATTCTATGATTTTGTGGATAACAATCCTGCCATACAGATGATGCCGGCTGATTATACAAATGACCCTTTTATAATTGCGAAAAATGATAATATGGTTTCAATTAATTCCACTGTAGAGGTGGATTTTTATGGACAGTTGGCGTCAGAATCGATAGGAAAGCGCCAAATAAGCGGTACGGGAGGCCAGGTAGATTTTATTAGAGGTGCCAATCGCTCAAGGGGCGGAAAATCCATAATTGTTATCAATTCCACCGCGCAGAACGGAACGAAATCGAAGATAGTACCTTTTTTTAGTGAGGGAACGCCGGTAACTTGCGGGAGAGCAGAGGTCGAATATATAGTTACGGAGTATGGTATTGCTCGTATTAAAGGTAAAACCTTAAGCGATAGAGCAAGAGATTTAATAAGTATTGCACACCCCAAATTTAGAGGCGAACTTATTAAAGAATGGGAAAAGTTTTTTCACAGTAAGTTTTAA
- a CDS encoding enoyl-CoA hydratase-related protein codes for MGSYQNILVEKEDNGICTVTINRPKVLNALNPETMRELDDAADKIAADLSIRVVIITGSGNKAFVAGADIASMSTMGLWEGREWGVLGGGVSQKIEELPQIVIAAVNGYALGGGTVLATSCNIRLAADNAVFGLPEVKLGIMAGFACTQTLPRLIGVPNAIELMTTGKHINAQEAYRIGLVNKVVPANELLAAAREMAKQIAANGPLAVRLTKRAIYEGLSMDLAAGRIYERELHGLCFTTEDQKEGMRAFLEKRKPNFKDR; via the coding sequence ATGGGAAGCTACCAAAATATACTTGTCGAGAAGGAAGATAACGGGATATGCACAGTAACTATAAATCGTCCCAAGGTTCTTAACGCGCTAAATCCTGAAACGATGCGGGAATTGGATGATGCGGCCGATAAAATTGCCGCGGATTTAAGCATCCGGGTCGTCATCATTACCGGCAGCGGCAATAAGGCTTTTGTCGCCGGAGCGGATATCGCCTCCATGTCGACGATGGGTTTATGGGAAGGACGTGAATGGGGCGTACTGGGTGGAGGCGTTTCGCAGAAGATTGAAGAACTTCCACAAATCGTTATTGCCGCAGTTAATGGATACGCATTGGGCGGCGGGACTGTTTTGGCTACCAGCTGTAATATTCGTCTAGCCGCCGATAATGCGGTATTTGGCTTGCCCGAGGTAAAGCTGGGGATTATGGCCGGGTTTGCCTGCACGCAGACTCTGCCAAGGCTAATAGGTGTACCGAACGCAATAGAATTAATGACTACCGGTAAACACATAAATGCTCAAGAAGCGTACCGGATTGGGCTGGTAAATAAAGTCGTGCCGGCGAATGAGTTGCTGGCAGCCGCAAGAGAAATGGCAAAGCAGATCGCTGCAAATGGTCCTTTGGCAGTTCGGCTGACTAAACGGGCAATTTATGAAGGCCTGAGCATGGATTTGGCCGCTGGCAGAATTTATGAACGTGAACTGCATGGCCTGTGCTTTACGACGGAAGATCAGAAGGAAGGAATGAGAGCTTTTCTCGAAAAGCGCAAACCAAATTTTAAGGATAGATAA